One part of the Microlunatus elymi genome encodes these proteins:
- a CDS encoding CDP-alcohol phosphatidyltransferase family protein, whose amino-acid sequence MSEHPHPPGSGEPGTVRSNHPTMAELRAVAQPPTVLGRRNSEHWAGALYLRKGSIYITRLLLPTGISANAVTWWIAIIGLLAAAVLIFPGWWPFLACAVLIQFSIMIDCTDGEIARWRDQRSAAGVYIDRICHYVTEMALPIGFGIHLDGGLSQLGGWTLIGMATSVLVLLKKAFGDLVHVARAYQGYPKLSEDAEIAAPRSGGLRSLRSLLRFFPFFRAFGAIEYSLILLVIATADLVLRLVGVEWFIPNGPGAHAYSDPPPSLGAEFLLQIWAVVGLPLAFLTAAGYLISILASSRLNPPAE is encoded by the coding sequence ATGTCCGAACACCCCCACCCGCCCGGTTCCGGCGAGCCCGGAACCGTACGCTCGAACCACCCGACGATGGCCGAGCTGCGGGCGGTGGCGCAACCGCCGACGGTGCTGGGCCGCCGAAATTCCGAGCACTGGGCCGGTGCGCTCTATCTGCGCAAGGGGTCGATCTACATCACCCGGCTGCTGTTGCCGACCGGGATCAGCGCAAACGCGGTGACCTGGTGGATCGCGATCATCGGGCTGCTCGCGGCCGCGGTGTTGATCTTTCCCGGTTGGTGGCCGTTCCTGGCTTGTGCGGTGCTGATCCAGTTCTCGATCATGATCGACTGCACCGACGGCGAGATCGCTCGCTGGCGTGACCAGCGGTCGGCGGCCGGGGTCTACATCGACCGGATCTGCCATTACGTGACCGAGATGGCGCTGCCGATCGGCTTCGGCATTCACCTGGACGGGGGACTGTCCCAGCTCGGTGGCTGGACCTTGATCGGGATGGCAACCTCGGTGCTGGTGCTGTTGAAGAAGGCGTTCGGTGATCTTGTTCACGTCGCTCGCGCATACCAGGGATATCCCAAGCTGAGCGAGGATGCGGAGATCGCCGCACCGCGTTCGGGTGGCCTGCGTTCGCTGCGGTCGCTGTTGCGGTTCTTCCCGTTCTTCCGGGCGTTCGGTGCGATCGAGTACTCGTTGATCTTGCTCGTGATCGCCACTGCGGACCTGGTCCTGCGGCTGGTCGGTGTGGAGTGGTTCATTCCGAACGGGCCGGGTGCGCACGCCTACTCCGATCCGCCGCCGTCGCTGGGCGCCGAGTTCCTGCTCCAGATCTGGGCGGTGGTCGGGCTGCCGCTGGCCTTCCTCACCGCAGCCGGCTACCTGATCTCGATCCTCGCCTCCAGCCGCCTCAACCCGCCCGCGGAGTAG
- a CDS encoding PLD nuclease N-terminal domain-containing protein, producing the protein MGRYLPIIMMVLLAIYCVVEVAQAPTYAVRRMPRWLWATAIICLPLVGPIGWLVLGRPNRESRNDSVKRPKAPDDDNDFLRGL; encoded by the coding sequence ATGGGTCGGTATCTGCCAATCATCATGATGGTGTTGCTCGCCATCTACTGCGTGGTTGAGGTAGCCCAGGCCCCGACGTACGCCGTTCGCCGGATGCCTCGTTGGCTATGGGCAACTGCAATCATCTGCCTGCCTCTGGTCGGGCCGATCGGCTGGCTGGTCCTCGGCCGGCCGAACCGGGAGTCCCGCAACGATTCCGTCAAGCGTCCGAAAGCACCCGACGACGACAACGATTTCCTGCGCGGCCTGTGA
- the mobA gene encoding molybdenum cofactor guanylyltransferase, translated as MTAESDAGDVPRPSVVHPRVAAIVLAGGRSRRFGSDKLAAHLDGVALIDHAVGTLPDDWLVIMVGPPRRLDSDRKIITVREQPPGSGPAAALVTGFRTALDHGIDRVVTLPGDAPGAGIAAVRLVDELSTLGPDAAVVGVDAEEVEQPLQLALSGSVLHRLAARTDVADFSARNLLPDLGDYRRLRLPAELVDDVDTLDDLARLRRSQAQ; from the coding sequence GTGACTGCTGAATCCGACGCCGGGGATGTCCCGCGCCCGAGCGTCGTACATCCGCGCGTTGCTGCGATTGTCCTTGCGGGCGGTCGATCCCGGCGATTCGGTTCGGACAAACTCGCCGCCCACTTGGACGGCGTCGCGTTGATCGATCACGCCGTCGGTACGCTGCCGGACGACTGGCTCGTGATCATGGTCGGGCCGCCGCGAAGGCTCGATTCGGACCGCAAGATCATCACCGTACGAGAGCAGCCGCCGGGCAGCGGACCGGCCGCGGCCCTGGTGACCGGCTTCCGTACCGCCCTCGATCACGGGATCGATCGGGTGGTCACCCTGCCCGGTGACGCACCCGGAGCCGGCATCGCGGCGGTGCGCCTGGTCGACGAGCTGTCGACGCTCGGCCCGGACGCGGCCGTGGTCGGAGTCGACGCCGAAGAGGTCGAGCAGCCGCTTCAACTCGCCCTCAGCGGGTCCGTGCTGCATCGTTTGGCTGCCCGAACCGACGTCGCCGACTTCAGCGCCCGCAATCTGCTGCCCGACCTCGGCGATTACCGCCGACTCCGGCTACCCGCCGAGCTCGTCGACGATGTCGACACCCTTGACGATCTGGCCCGGCTGAGGCGGTCTCAGGCTCAGTAG
- a CDS encoding SDR family NAD(P)-dependent oxidoreductase: protein MTHDLAGRRILITGASGGLGLASAEQLAARGAQIVLAVRNRERGKAAEQRIRMTVQHAALEIADLDLADQSSVDAFAQDQLRRGPLDALINNAGTSMVPRRTLTSDGFELQHATNLLGHFRLTALMMPALEQRAGRVVWLSSVVAWAPRRIDPSLGLAGHYNPSLVYAQSKLACGAIGLELDRRLRAAESAVSSVIAHPGWSNTGLFAQHPGFIPRLLHRTGAPLGSTAADGARSQVHAAVSPEVNGGDYIGPRWVGRGTPWKVRPRRLMSDPQSGLRLWTAAERVTGVSFPIPDERAA from the coding sequence ATGACCCACGACCTGGCCGGACGGCGGATCCTGATCACCGGAGCGAGCGGCGGCCTCGGCCTCGCCTCGGCCGAACAACTGGCGGCACGCGGTGCTCAGATCGTGCTCGCGGTCCGCAATCGCGAACGCGGTAAGGCTGCAGAGCAACGGATCCGGATGACGGTGCAGCACGCCGCCCTCGAGATCGCTGATCTTGATCTTGCCGATCAGTCGTCGGTGGACGCCTTCGCCCAAGATCAACTTCGGCGAGGGCCGCTGGATGCCTTGATCAACAACGCCGGCACGTCGATGGTGCCGCGGCGGACGCTGACCTCCGACGGCTTCGAGTTGCAACACGCCACCAACCTGCTCGGCCACTTTCGCCTTACCGCGTTGATGATGCCGGCGCTGGAGCAGCGGGCGGGCCGCGTGGTCTGGTTGAGCAGTGTGGTGGCCTGGGCGCCGCGGCGGATCGATCCCAGTCTGGGCCTGGCCGGGCACTACAACCCGAGCCTGGTGTATGCGCAGAGCAAGCTGGCCTGTGGGGCCATCGGGCTGGAACTGGACCGCCGATTGCGTGCCGCCGAGTCGGCGGTCAGCTCGGTGATTGCTCACCCCGGCTGGTCGAACACCGGGCTGTTCGCCCAGCACCCCGGCTTCATCCCGCGGCTGCTGCATCGAACCGGCGCACCGTTGGGTTCGACCGCGGCCGACGGCGCTCGCAGTCAGGTCCACGCCGCAGTCTCGCCGGAGGTGAACGGCGGCGACTACATCGGTCCACGGTGGGTCGGCCGGGGCACGCCGTGGAAGGTGCGGCCGCGTCGGCTGATGAGCGACCCGCAGTCCGGACTCCGACTGTGGACCGCCGCCGAACGCGTCACGGGCGTCAGCTTTCCGATCCCCGACGAGCGAGCAGCCTGA
- a CDS encoding gluconokinase codes for MADTSAVVVMGVSGSGKTTVAELLARRLGWQEAEADDFHPAANVAKMHDGIPLTDADRLPWLESLRNWISAAPGSVIITCSALKRSYRDLLQTADADVRFLHLDGDPEVIRRRMTARQDHFMPPALLDSQLDTLERLQPDEPGLVVDIDQAPERIVDQAVRELGLRS; via the coding sequence GTGGCTGACACGTCGGCTGTGGTGGTGATGGGAGTTTCGGGGTCGGGGAAGACGACGGTGGCCGAGTTGCTGGCCCGCCGACTCGGCTGGCAGGAGGCCGAGGCGGACGACTTCCATCCGGCCGCCAACGTGGCCAAGATGCACGACGGGATCCCGCTGACCGACGCGGATCGGTTGCCCTGGTTGGAATCCCTGCGGAATTGGATCAGTGCCGCGCCGGGCAGTGTGATCATCACCTGCTCCGCACTCAAGCGCAGCTACCGGGATCTGCTGCAGACAGCCGACGCGGATGTCAGGTTCCTGCATCTGGACGGCGACCCGGAAGTGATCAGGCGGCGGATGACGGCGCGGCAAGATCATTTCATGCCGCCGGCTCTACTGGACTCGCAATTGGACACCCTGGAACGGTTGCAACCGGACGAGCCGGGCCTGGTGGTGGACATTGATCAAGCTCCGGAACGAATCGTCGATCAGGCCGTTCGCGAACTCGGCCTGCGCAGCTGA
- the gndA gene encoding NADP-dependent phosphogluconate dehydrogenase, whose product MSELAQIGVTGLAVMGRNLARNFARNGYRVALHNRTYARTQSLIADHGDEGTFLPSESMKDFVASLERPRRIVIMVQAGAGTDAVIDELIPLLEPDDIVIDAGNAHFPDTIRREQQLAEHNLHFVGMGVSGGEEGALNGPSIMPGGSAKSYESLGPMLEKISAHVDGVPCCTYIGPDGAGHFVKMVHNGIEYADMQLIAEAYDLLRQGLGASAAEIAEIFKQWNTGDLESFLIEITAEVLAHVDAETGKPFVDIILDRAEQKGTGRWTVQNALDLGVPITGIAEATFDRALSGSVPQREAARAKLAGKTANWEIKDRDAFIEDVRQALYASKVVAYSQGFDQIAAASKEYGWDIDRGAMARIWRGGCIIRARFLNRITEAYERDPELPLLLADDYFAEAVSSGLEAWRRIVAGAAQNGVPTAAFSSSLAYYDGIRADRLPAALIQAQRDYFGAHTYHRVDKEGTFHTEWSLDRSETQQ is encoded by the coding sequence ATGTCAGAACTCGCGCAGATCGGGGTCACCGGACTGGCGGTGATGGGGCGCAACTTGGCGCGCAACTTCGCCCGCAACGGCTACCGGGTCGCCTTGCACAACCGCACCTATGCGCGGACCCAGTCGCTGATCGCCGATCACGGCGACGAAGGCACGTTCCTCCCGAGCGAGTCGATGAAGGACTTCGTGGCGTCGCTGGAGCGGCCGCGGCGGATCGTGATCATGGTGCAGGCGGGTGCCGGCACCGACGCGGTGATCGACGAACTGATTCCGCTGCTGGAGCCGGACGACATCGTGATCGACGCCGGCAACGCGCACTTCCCGGACACCATCCGGCGGGAACAGCAATTGGCCGAGCACAATCTGCACTTCGTCGGGATGGGCGTCTCCGGTGGGGAGGAGGGCGCGCTGAACGGGCCGTCGATCATGCCCGGAGGCTCGGCCAAGTCGTACGAGTCCCTCGGTCCGATGCTGGAGAAGATCTCCGCCCACGTCGACGGCGTGCCCTGCTGCACCTACATCGGCCCGGACGGCGCCGGCCACTTCGTCAAGATGGTGCACAACGGCATCGAGTACGCCGACATGCAGCTGATCGCCGAGGCCTACGACCTGCTGCGGCAGGGGCTGGGCGCTTCCGCGGCCGAGATCGCCGAGATCTTCAAGCAGTGGAACACCGGCGACCTGGAGTCGTTCCTGATCGAGATCACCGCCGAGGTGCTGGCGCACGTCGACGCCGAGACGGGCAAGCCGTTCGTCGACATCATCCTGGACCGGGCCGAGCAGAAGGGCACCGGCCGCTGGACGGTTCAGAACGCTCTCGATCTCGGTGTGCCGATCACCGGTATCGCCGAGGCGACCTTCGACCGGGCGCTGTCCGGTTCGGTGCCGCAGCGTGAGGCCGCCCGGGCCAAGCTGGCCGGCAAGACGGCGAACTGGGAGATCAAGGATCGTGACGCCTTCATCGAGGACGTCCGGCAGGCGTTGTACGCGTCCAAGGTGGTCGCCTACTCCCAGGGCTTCGACCAGATCGCAGCCGCCAGCAAGGAGTACGGCTGGGACATCGACCGGGGTGCGATGGCCCGGATCTGGCGCGGCGGCTGCATCATCCGGGCTCGCTTCCTGAACCGGATCACCGAGGCGTACGAGCGCGACCCGGAGCTGCCGCTGCTGCTGGCCGACGACTACTTCGCCGAGGCGGTCAGCTCCGGCCTGGAGGCCTGGCGGCGGATCGTCGCCGGTGCCGCGCAGAACGGCGTACCCACGGCGGCCTTCTCGTCCTCGCTGGCCTACTACGACGGCATCCGCGCCGATCGGCTGCCGGCCGCGTTGATCCAGGCCCAGCGCGACTACTTCGGTGCGCACACCTACCACCGGGTGGACAAGGAAGGCACCTTCCACACCGAGTGGAGCCTCGACCGCTCCGAAACCCAGCAGTGA
- a CDS encoding helix-turn-helix domain-containing protein gives MLEIFDIDEESERLYGRLLAVGNAPIEKLADGQPMVEIEERLATLHERGLAVREVSGWWLAVPLPDALRALRAKRTAELDALVASADAAQTRLMAMSDGGDSGLRSLIGREEVQSALNEIAGRARFEICGFDKPPYVTTRAPTREWLESNSAEFQALLRGVRIRSIYHPGFDENRLAEMALFHEVGERARTGDVPMKLVVVDAVVAFTPAPASYAPDQETRATLVHHPIMVEALQSLFEAVWHRSLPIDTTSSGVAADPRRDLLVSLLMSGATDVAIANQLGVTERSVRRWIASLMDDLEVQTRLQLGAALARTEALRSDNRRLAEDDA, from the coding sequence ATGCTCGAGATCTTCGACATCGACGAGGAGTCGGAGCGACTCTACGGACGGCTGCTGGCGGTCGGAAACGCGCCGATCGAGAAGCTCGCCGACGGACAGCCGATGGTCGAGATCGAGGAACGACTGGCGACCCTGCATGAGCGGGGGTTGGCGGTGCGCGAGGTGAGCGGCTGGTGGCTGGCCGTCCCGCTGCCGGACGCGTTGCGGGCGTTGCGGGCCAAGCGGACGGCAGAGCTGGATGCGCTGGTGGCGTCGGCGGATGCCGCCCAGACTCGGTTGATGGCGATGTCCGACGGCGGCGACAGCGGACTGCGGTCGCTGATCGGCCGGGAAGAGGTGCAGTCGGCGCTGAACGAGATCGCCGGTCGGGCTCGCTTCGAGATCTGCGGTTTCGACAAGCCCCCGTACGTGACCACCCGGGCCCCGACGCGGGAATGGCTGGAATCGAATTCGGCGGAATTCCAGGCCCTGCTGCGCGGAGTCCGGATCCGATCGATCTACCATCCGGGCTTCGATGAGAATCGGCTGGCCGAGATGGCGTTGTTCCACGAGGTCGGTGAACGTGCCCGGACCGGGGACGTACCGATGAAACTCGTGGTGGTGGATGCTGTCGTCGCCTTCACGCCGGCACCGGCCTCGTACGCGCCGGACCAGGAGACGCGGGCGACGCTGGTCCATCATCCGATCATGGTGGAGGCGTTGCAGTCGTTGTTCGAAGCGGTCTGGCATCGCTCGCTGCCGATCGACACCACCAGCAGCGGCGTGGCCGCCGATCCTCGCCGCGATCTGCTGGTTTCGTTGTTGATGAGCGGCGCGACCGACGTCGCGATTGCGAACCAACTCGGGGTCACCGAGCGATCAGTACGTCGTTGGATCGCCAGTCTGATGGACGACCTGGAAGTGCAGACACGTCTCCAACTCGGCGCCGCCCTGGCGCGGACCGAAGCACTTCGCTCCGACAACCGGCGGTTGGCCGAGGACGACGCCTAG
- a CDS encoding protealysin inhibitor emfourin — protein sequence MSCHFIPTYLLQHIIDNTADDDHHAALCRSTLQIDDRVRQRRRLVDHGPAADADDARRTVYTAANTEDLPGTVARKEDDPPAGDAAVDEAWASSGQIWDLFADVCQRQSVDGRDTPIKITVHYGRDYDNAFWDGQQLVFGDGDGVIFTRFTKPMDVMAHEFTHGVTQYTAALTYQGQSGALNESISDAFAAICKQWVNGQTAEQADWLIGEGLFMPGVQAKALRSMKDPGTAYDDPRLGKDPQVGSMADYDNTTDDNGGVHINSGIPNRAFYLTATALGGHSWDQAGPVWYRALTGSEVGADTDFAGFANATVEAARQLYPDHADVADKVRQAWATVGVLDADTAPAAAGSGGAVGAAVPTVAIRRSGGITGVSRSATIDADSERGRRLSALLDQTDFSRLASSPPRPDRFVYTVQYAGQEITVGEQDLPSGLSAAFRTALDES from the coding sequence ATGTCCTGTCATTTCATTCCGACCTATCTCTTGCAGCACATCATCGACAACACGGCCGATGATGATCACCACGCAGCCCTGTGCCGGTCGACGCTGCAGATCGACGACCGGGTCAGACAGCGGCGCCGACTTGTTGATCATGGACCGGCAGCCGATGCGGACGACGCACGACGTACGGTCTACACCGCAGCCAACACCGAAGACCTGCCCGGAACCGTTGCCCGCAAAGAGGATGATCCGCCGGCCGGCGATGCTGCGGTCGACGAGGCATGGGCGTCGTCGGGTCAGATCTGGGATCTGTTCGCAGACGTCTGTCAACGGCAGTCCGTGGACGGTCGCGACACCCCGATCAAGATCACGGTCCATTACGGACGGGATTACGACAACGCCTTCTGGGACGGACAACAACTGGTTTTCGGTGATGGCGACGGGGTGATCTTCACCCGATTCACCAAGCCGATGGACGTGATGGCACACGAATTCACCCACGGCGTTACGCAATACACCGCCGCGCTCACCTACCAGGGCCAGTCCGGCGCCCTGAACGAGAGCATCTCCGACGCGTTCGCCGCGATCTGCAAGCAATGGGTCAACGGCCAAACGGCCGAGCAGGCCGATTGGCTGATCGGCGAGGGATTGTTCATGCCCGGAGTCCAGGCAAAGGCCTTGCGTTCGATGAAGGATCCCGGCACGGCCTACGACGACCCTCGTCTGGGCAAGGACCCGCAGGTCGGATCGATGGCCGACTACGACAACACCACTGACGACAACGGCGGCGTGCACATCAATTCCGGGATCCCCAACCGGGCGTTCTATCTGACGGCCACCGCACTGGGCGGTCACAGCTGGGATCAGGCCGGCCCTGTCTGGTATCGCGCGTTGACCGGCAGCGAGGTGGGCGCCGACACCGACTTCGCCGGCTTCGCCAACGCCACCGTCGAGGCCGCCCGGCAGCTGTATCCCGACCACGCGGATGTCGCGGACAAGGTCCGTCAGGCGTGGGCGACGGTGGGGGTGCTCGACGCGGACACCGCCCCGGCCGCGGCCGGCTCCGGCGGCGCGGTCGGCGCAGCGGTTCCGACGGTCGCCATCCGCCGCAGCGGCGGCATCACCGGGGTCAGCCGAAGTGCCACCATCGATGCCGACAGTGAGCGTGGCCGCCGGCTCAGCGCCCTGCTCGACCAGACCGACTTCTCCCGTCTCGCCAGTTCCCCGCCGCGACCGGACCGGTTCGTCTACACCGTTCAGTACGCCGGCCAGGAGATCACCGTCGGTGAGCAGGACCTGCCATCCGGCCTGTCGGCCGCGTTCCGGACGGCGCTGGACGAGTCCTGA
- a CDS encoding M81 family metallopeptidase yields MALPASQIWSGSLPPIEAGGIARPRIGIGGMSIEASTFSPHVSGPEAFTVRRGKELMDYYPFFVGPGSTVDDRLSEARAAVDDLGPEADWVPLVHARSLPGGAVDPDFYVAVKDELIAAVRASIAEDGPFDGFYFDIHGAMSVLGMTDAEGDLATALREALGPDTLMSTSMDLHGNVSRELLDATDLITCYRMAPHEDAMNTKQRAVFNLLSRLRAGTGSDPQARRPYKAWRQVPVLLPGEKTSTRLEPAKSIYAEVPEVEALDGVVDAAIWVGYAWADEPRCQCAVVVTGDDQDVIAREAERLARLYWEAREDFVFVADALPLGEALDAALADGAPRPFVISDSGDNPTAGGTGDVSWTLGELLQRPELSDSDASRTELTVIHASIFDPVAVAAAVEAGVGATVRVDVGGHVDGGPRGPVPMTAEVFSITAGDPTAGTQVVLRQGSVYEIVTERRKPFHKLADFTKLGLDPQSADIILVKIGYLEPELYELAAGWKLGLTPGGVDQDLLRLGHHRLQPGVFPFDTSATDPDLTPVVTRR; encoded by the coding sequence ATGGCCCTGCCGGCGTCACAGATCTGGTCCGGTTCACTTCCCCCTATCGAGGCCGGCGGCATCGCCCGGCCACGGATCGGGATCGGCGGCATGTCGATCGAGGCCAGCACCTTCTCCCCGCATGTCAGCGGACCCGAGGCGTTCACGGTGCGGCGCGGGAAGGAACTGATGGACTACTACCCCTTCTTCGTCGGTCCCGGATCGACTGTCGACGACCGGCTGTCCGAGGCGCGCGCGGCCGTTGATGATCTTGGCCCGGAGGCGGACTGGGTGCCGCTGGTGCACGCCCGGTCGCTGCCGGGCGGTGCGGTTGATCCCGACTTCTACGTCGCGGTCAAGGACGAACTGATCGCTGCGGTCCGCGCCTCGATCGCCGAGGACGGTCCGTTCGACGGCTTCTACTTCGACATCCACGGCGCGATGAGCGTGCTCGGCATGACCGACGCCGAGGGCGACCTGGCCACCGCACTGCGGGAGGCGCTCGGCCCCGACACCCTGATGTCCACCTCGATGGATCTGCACGGCAACGTGTCCCGGGAACTGCTGGACGCCACCGACCTGATCACCTGCTATCGGATGGCGCCGCACGAGGATGCGATGAACACCAAGCAGCGGGCGGTCTTCAACCTGCTGTCCCGATTGCGCGCAGGTACCGGGTCGGACCCGCAGGCTCGGCGGCCGTACAAGGCCTGGCGGCAGGTCCCGGTCCTGCTGCCGGGTGAGAAGACCAGCACCCGGCTGGAGCCGGCCAAGAGCATCTATGCCGAGGTCCCCGAGGTCGAAGCGCTCGACGGCGTCGTCGATGCGGCGATCTGGGTCGGCTACGCCTGGGCCGACGAGCCGCGCTGCCAGTGCGCGGTGGTCGTCACCGGGGACGATCAAGACGTAATTGCGCGGGAGGCCGAGCGGTTGGCCCGGCTCTACTGGGAGGCCCGGGAGGATTTCGTCTTCGTCGCCGATGCGCTACCGCTGGGCGAGGCTCTCGACGCGGCGCTGGCCGACGGCGCACCCCGCCCGTTCGTGATCTCCGACTCCGGTGACAATCCGACCGCCGGCGGCACCGGCGATGTGTCCTGGACGCTGGGCGAACTGCTGCAGCGACCGGAACTGTCCGACTCGGATGCGTCGAGGACGGAGCTCACCGTCATCCACGCGTCGATCTTCGATCCGGTCGCGGTGGCTGCCGCCGTCGAGGCCGGCGTCGGAGCAACCGTCCGGGTCGACGTCGGAGGCCACGTCGACGGCGGCCCGCGTGGCCCGGTGCCGATGACCGCCGAGGTGTTCTCGATCACCGCGGGGGATCCGACGGCGGGCACGCAGGTCGTGCTCCGGCAGGGTTCGGTGTACGAGATCGTGACCGAACGCCGCAAGCCGTTCCACAAACTCGCCGACTTCACCAAGCTCGGCCTCGATCCGCAGTCGGCGGACATCATCCTGGTCAAGATCGGCTACCTGGAGCCGGAGTTGTACGAGCTGGCCGCCGGCTGGAAGCTCGGCCTCACCCCCGGCGGCGTAGATCAAGATCTGCTCCGACTCGGCCACCATCGGCTGCAACCCGGCGTGTTCCCGTTCGACACCTCGGCGACCGATCCCGACCTGACGCCGGTGGTGACCCGCCGCTGA
- a CDS encoding LysR family transcriptional regulator: protein MDEVVQRRLLPLLPLVVAVGDTGQVTAAADVLGLPQPTVSRGLARLGDVLGAPIVEKHGRGIRMTPAGEALLPHARAALAAAAAGADAVRERDSQAYGTLSIAFQNTLGDRVVPNLIRAFLADHPRTKFELTQGSRGSCLDALDSGAAEIALIAPIEHRPELVAVSLHTEPLVLLVPAGHRFSSAARVDLAEAAHERFISLKPGFGLHSLLYELAGESGFEPRVAFEGDDLHTVRGLVAAGLGVALVPQDRAAAGSGGVEVAIARPVAQREVGAVWPDSRPTSLAAAMQRLLRRRGPALTAAGLR from the coding sequence GTGGATGAGGTTGTTCAGCGTCGTCTGCTTCCGCTGCTCCCGCTGGTGGTCGCCGTCGGTGACACCGGCCAGGTCACAGCAGCGGCCGACGTGCTCGGGCTGCCGCAGCCGACCGTCAGCCGCGGACTGGCGCGGCTGGGCGATGTTCTCGGGGCACCGATCGTCGAGAAGCACGGCCGCGGGATCCGGATGACGCCGGCCGGTGAGGCCCTGCTGCCGCACGCCCGGGCCGCGCTGGCCGCCGCCGCGGCGGGGGCGGATGCCGTCCGCGAACGGGATTCCCAGGCGTACGGAACGTTGAGCATCGCCTTCCAGAACACCCTCGGCGACCGGGTGGTGCCGAACCTGATCAGGGCGTTCCTGGCCGACCATCCGCGGACGAAGTTCGAGCTCACCCAAGGGTCACGCGGCAGCTGTCTGGACGCGCTGGACTCGGGCGCCGCCGAGATCGCACTGATCGCGCCGATCGAGCACCGGCCGGAGCTGGTCGCGGTGTCGCTGCACACCGAGCCGCTGGTCCTGCTGGTGCCGGCGGGTCACCGATTCTCCTCCGCCGCTCGAGTGGACCTGGCCGAAGCGGCCCACGAGCGCTTCATCAGCCTGAAGCCGGGCTTCGGGCTGCATTCGCTCCTGTACGAGTTGGCCGGCGAGTCCGGTTTCGAGCCCCGGGTCGCCTTCGAGGGCGACGACCTGCACACCGTACGGGGTCTGGTCGCCGCCGGACTCGGGGTGGCCTTGGTGCCGCAGGATCGAGCCGCCGCCGGCAGTGGCGGAGTCGAGGTCGCGATCGCCCGGCCGGTCGCCCAGCGTGAGGTCGGCGCGGTCTGGCCGGACAGCAGACCGACCAGTCTGGCCGCGGCCATGCAGCGCCTGTTGCGCCGTCGCGGTCCAGCGCTGACCGCCGCCGGCCTCCGCTGA